In Chrysemys picta bellii isolate R12L10 chromosome 3, ASM1138683v2, whole genome shotgun sequence, a single genomic region encodes these proteins:
- the MRPL2 gene encoding large ribosomal subunit protein uL2m isoform X1, with protein MLSRGRGKRGRRAVTAGSAAPMAVSSLTRALGALLLSSAPSLPQRAQAPRLVCLGGNLLPPCHGFSTSSTLSTNDPMWKCRIKYTTRPIGMKKTGGRDHTGRIAVHGIGGGHKQRYRMIDFQRLRYVPGAESGPYEEKVIQVRYDPCRSADIALVAGGKQKRWIIATENMQPGDLLKTSGHIGRMAVSANEGDAYPLGALPVGTLINNLESHPGKGAQYIRAAGTCGCWSEVTGGGVLSPGEVGICRCWSEVAGLRCPVPERQGPAGAGLRWLAWGAQSRRGRDLRVLVCGGWLGVPSPGEAGTCGCWSEVAGLGCPVPERQGPVGAGLRWLAWGAQSRRGRYLWVLV; from the exons atgctcagccggggccgggggaagCGGGGACGCCGTGCAGTGA cCGCCGGCAGTGCTGCCCCAATGGCTGTGTCGAGCCTGACTCGGGCCTTAGGGGCCCTGCTGCTGTCTTCTGCCCCGAGCCTCCCGCAG AGAGCCCAAGCTCCCAGGCTGGTCTGCCTTGGGGGGAACCTCCTCCCTCCGTGCCATGGATTCAGCACTTCCTCCACCCTCTCCACCAACGACCCCATGTGGAAATGCAGGATCAAATACACCACCAGACCCATTGGCATGAAAAAGACAGGTGGCCGTGATCACACAG GTCGTATCGCTGTGCATGGGATCGGCGGGGGGCACAAGCAGCGCTACCGCATGATTGACTTCCAGCGACTGCGCTATGTACCTGGGGCCGAGTCCGGCCCCTACGAGGAGAAGGTGATCCAGGTCCGCTACGACCCCTGCAG GTCGGCTGATATCGCCCTGGTGGCTGGCGGCAAGCAGAAACGCTGGATCATTGCGACAGAAAACATGCAGCCTGGTGACCTCCTCAAAACCTCAGGGCACATAGGCAGGATGGCAG TCTCTGCCAATGAGGGGGATGCATACCCATTGGGAGCTCTGCCTGTGGGGACCCTGATCAATAACCTGGAAAGCCACCCTGGGAAAGGAGCGCAGTACATCCGAGCAGCAG GGACCTGTGGGTGCTGGTCTGAGGTGACCGGCGGGGGGGTGCtcagccctggggaggtggggaTCTGCAGGTGCTGGTCTGAGGTGGCCGGCTTGAGGTGCCCAGTCCCGGAGAGGCAGGGACCTGCGGGTGCTGGTCTGAGGTGGCTGGCTTGGGGTGCCCAGTCCCGGAGAGGCAGGGACCTGCGGGTGCTGGTCTGCGGTGGCTGGCTTGGGGTGCCCAGTCCCGGAGAGGCAGGGACCTGTGGGTGCTGGTCTGAGGTGGCTGGCTTGGGGTGCCCAGTCCCGGAGAGGCAGGGACCTGTGGGTGCTGGTCTGAGGTGGCTGGCTTGGGGTGCCCAGTCCCGGAGAGGCAGGTACCTGTGGGTGCTGGTCTGA
- the MRPL2 gene encoding large ribosomal subunit protein uL2m isoform X3, giving the protein MLSRGRGKRGRRAVTAGSAAPMAVSSLTRALGALLLSSAPSLPQRAQAPRLVCLGGNLLPPCHGFSTSSTLSTNDPMWKCRIKYTTRPIGMKKTGGRDHTGRIAVHGIGGGHKQRYRMIDFQRLRYVPGAESGPYEEKVIQVRYDPCRSADIALVAGGKQKRWIIATENMQPGDLLKTSGHIGRMAVSANEGDAYPLGALPVGTLINNLESHPGKGAQYIRAAGTCGVLLRKVNGTAIVQLPSKRHMQVLETCLATVGRVSNVDHNKRIIGKAGRNRWLGRRPHSGLWHRKGGWAGRKIKPLPPMKSYVNLPTAAARA; this is encoded by the exons atgctcagccggggccgggggaagCGGGGACGCCGTGCAGTGA cCGCCGGCAGTGCTGCCCCAATGGCTGTGTCGAGCCTGACTCGGGCCTTAGGGGCCCTGCTGCTGTCTTCTGCCCCGAGCCTCCCGCAG AGAGCCCAAGCTCCCAGGCTGGTCTGCCTTGGGGGGAACCTCCTCCCTCCGTGCCATGGATTCAGCACTTCCTCCACCCTCTCCACCAACGACCCCATGTGGAAATGCAGGATCAAATACACCACCAGACCCATTGGCATGAAAAAGACAGGTGGCCGTGATCACACAG GTCGTATCGCTGTGCATGGGATCGGCGGGGGGCACAAGCAGCGCTACCGCATGATTGACTTCCAGCGACTGCGCTATGTACCTGGGGCCGAGTCCGGCCCCTACGAGGAGAAGGTGATCCAGGTCCGCTACGACCCCTGCAG GTCGGCTGATATCGCCCTGGTGGCTGGCGGCAAGCAGAAACGCTGGATCATTGCGACAGAAAACATGCAGCCTGGTGACCTCCTCAAAACCTCAGGGCACATAGGCAGGATGGCAG TCTCTGCCAATGAGGGGGATGCATACCCATTGGGAGCTCTGCCTGTGGGGACCCTGATCAATAACCTGGAAAGCCACCCTGGGAAAGGAGCGCAGTACATCCGAGCAGCAG GGACCTGTGGGGTGTTGCTGAGGAAGGTGAATGGAACGGCCATCGTGCAGCTGCCCTCTAAAAGACACATGCAG GTGCTGGAGACCTGCCTGGCCACCGTGGGGCGAGTTTCCAACGTTGACCACAACAAGCGGATCATTGGGAAAGCCGGCCGGAACCGCTGGCTGGGGAGGCGCCCGCACAGTGGCTTATGGCACCGCAAGGGTGGCTGGGCGGGACGCAAGATCAAGCCACTCCCACCCATGAAGAGCTACGTCAACCTGCCCACCGCAGCAGCTCGGGCTTGA
- the MRPL2 gene encoding large ribosomal subunit protein uL2m isoform X2, translating to MAVSSLTRALGALLLSSAPSLPQRAQAPRLVCLGGNLLPPCHGFSTSSTLSTNDPMWKCRIKYTTRPIGMKKTGGRDHTGRIAVHGIGGGHKQRYRMIDFQRLRYVPGAESGPYEEKVIQVRYDPCRSADIALVAGGKQKRWIIATENMQPGDLLKTSGHIGRMAVSANEGDAYPLGALPVGTLINNLESHPGKGAQYIRAAGTCGCWSEVTGGGVLSPGEVGICRCWSEVAGLRCPVPERQGPAGAGLRWLAWGAQSRRGRDLRVLVCGGWLGVPSPGEAGTCGCWSEVAGLGCPVPERQGPVGAGLRWLAWGAQSRRGRYLWVLV from the exons ATGGCTGTGTCGAGCCTGACTCGGGCCTTAGGGGCCCTGCTGCTGTCTTCTGCCCCGAGCCTCCCGCAG AGAGCCCAAGCTCCCAGGCTGGTCTGCCTTGGGGGGAACCTCCTCCCTCCGTGCCATGGATTCAGCACTTCCTCCACCCTCTCCACCAACGACCCCATGTGGAAATGCAGGATCAAATACACCACCAGACCCATTGGCATGAAAAAGACAGGTGGCCGTGATCACACAG GTCGTATCGCTGTGCATGGGATCGGCGGGGGGCACAAGCAGCGCTACCGCATGATTGACTTCCAGCGACTGCGCTATGTACCTGGGGCCGAGTCCGGCCCCTACGAGGAGAAGGTGATCCAGGTCCGCTACGACCCCTGCAG GTCGGCTGATATCGCCCTGGTGGCTGGCGGCAAGCAGAAACGCTGGATCATTGCGACAGAAAACATGCAGCCTGGTGACCTCCTCAAAACCTCAGGGCACATAGGCAGGATGGCAG TCTCTGCCAATGAGGGGGATGCATACCCATTGGGAGCTCTGCCTGTGGGGACCCTGATCAATAACCTGGAAAGCCACCCTGGGAAAGGAGCGCAGTACATCCGAGCAGCAG GGACCTGTGGGTGCTGGTCTGAGGTGACCGGCGGGGGGGTGCtcagccctggggaggtggggaTCTGCAGGTGCTGGTCTGAGGTGGCCGGCTTGAGGTGCCCAGTCCCGGAGAGGCAGGGACCTGCGGGTGCTGGTCTGAGGTGGCTGGCTTGGGGTGCCCAGTCCCGGAGAGGCAGGGACCTGCGGGTGCTGGTCTGCGGTGGCTGGCTTGGGGTGCCCAGTCCCGGAGAGGCAGGGACCTGTGGGTGCTGGTCTGAGGTGGCTGGCTTGGGGTGCCCAGTCCCGGAGAGGCAGGGACCTGTGGGTGCTGGTCTGAGGTGGCTGGCTTGGGGTGCCCAGTCCCGGAGAGGCAGGTACCTGTGGGTGCTGGTCTGA
- the MRPL2 gene encoding large ribosomal subunit protein uL2m isoform X4, which yields MAVSSLTRALGALLLSSAPSLPQRAQAPRLVCLGGNLLPPCHGFSTSSTLSTNDPMWKCRIKYTTRPIGMKKTGGRDHTGRIAVHGIGGGHKQRYRMIDFQRLRYVPGAESGPYEEKVIQVRYDPCRSADIALVAGGKQKRWIIATENMQPGDLLKTSGHIGRMAVSANEGDAYPLGALPVGTLINNLESHPGKGAQYIRAAGTCGVLLRKVNGTAIVQLPSKRHMQVLETCLATVGRVSNVDHNKRIIGKAGRNRWLGRRPHSGLWHRKGGWAGRKIKPLPPMKSYVNLPTAAARA from the exons ATGGCTGTGTCGAGCCTGACTCGGGCCTTAGGGGCCCTGCTGCTGTCTTCTGCCCCGAGCCTCCCGCAG AGAGCCCAAGCTCCCAGGCTGGTCTGCCTTGGGGGGAACCTCCTCCCTCCGTGCCATGGATTCAGCACTTCCTCCACCCTCTCCACCAACGACCCCATGTGGAAATGCAGGATCAAATACACCACCAGACCCATTGGCATGAAAAAGACAGGTGGCCGTGATCACACAG GTCGTATCGCTGTGCATGGGATCGGCGGGGGGCACAAGCAGCGCTACCGCATGATTGACTTCCAGCGACTGCGCTATGTACCTGGGGCCGAGTCCGGCCCCTACGAGGAGAAGGTGATCCAGGTCCGCTACGACCCCTGCAG GTCGGCTGATATCGCCCTGGTGGCTGGCGGCAAGCAGAAACGCTGGATCATTGCGACAGAAAACATGCAGCCTGGTGACCTCCTCAAAACCTCAGGGCACATAGGCAGGATGGCAG TCTCTGCCAATGAGGGGGATGCATACCCATTGGGAGCTCTGCCTGTGGGGACCCTGATCAATAACCTGGAAAGCCACCCTGGGAAAGGAGCGCAGTACATCCGAGCAGCAG GGACCTGTGGGGTGTTGCTGAGGAAGGTGAATGGAACGGCCATCGTGCAGCTGCCCTCTAAAAGACACATGCAG GTGCTGGAGACCTGCCTGGCCACCGTGGGGCGAGTTTCCAACGTTGACCACAACAAGCGGATCATTGGGAAAGCCGGCCGGAACCGCTGGCTGGGGAGGCGCCCGCACAGTGGCTTATGGCACCGCAAGGGTGGCTGGGCGGGACGCAAGATCAAGCCACTCCCACCCATGAAGAGCTACGTCAACCTGCCCACCGCAGCAGCTCGGGCTTGA